The following proteins come from a genomic window of Iamia sp. SCSIO 61187:
- the purD gene encoding phosphoribosylamine--glycine ligase gives MKVCVVGSGGREHGLAVALARTAEVVVTPGNPGIPGSVPTPPEELDADLFVIGPEQPLVDGLADRLRAQGKRVLGPGADGARLEGSKTFMKEVVTAADVPTARYGTFTEVEPAVAFLETLPGPYVVKTDGLAAGKGVLVTGSLDEAVADVRDKLSGTSFGDAGRRVVIEEGLTGPEASVFVVCDGERAVALPPAQDYKRVGDGDTGPNTGGMGAWSPFAGCPDDLARVVETRFAEPTLAELRARGIDFRGVLYAGLFLTPDGPKLVEYNVRFGDPDSQVVLLRLTSDLADLLAAAADGDLRRAAPVTASDDTFVLVVAASDGYPVAPRTGDPIEGIKEARAVDGAEVLCAGVAADDAGALVTAGGRVLDVLGRGPDAATARRQAYVALSAVSWPGMHHRRDIAAPVDPEPVDP, from the coding sequence GTGAAGGTCTGCGTGGTGGGGTCGGGGGGGCGCGAGCACGGGCTCGCCGTCGCCCTGGCCCGCACGGCCGAGGTCGTCGTCACCCCCGGGAACCCGGGGATCCCGGGCTCGGTGCCCACCCCGCCCGAGGAGCTCGACGCCGACCTGTTCGTCATCGGCCCCGAGCAGCCGCTCGTCGACGGGCTGGCCGACCGGTTGCGGGCCCAGGGCAAGCGGGTCCTCGGCCCCGGAGCCGACGGAGCCCGGCTCGAGGGGTCGAAGACGTTCATGAAGGAGGTCGTCACCGCCGCCGACGTGCCGACCGCCCGGTACGGGACCTTCACCGAGGTCGAGCCGGCGGTCGCCTTCCTCGAGACGCTCCCCGGGCCCTACGTCGTGAAGACCGACGGCCTCGCCGCCGGCAAGGGCGTGCTCGTCACCGGCTCGCTCGACGAGGCCGTGGCCGACGTGCGGGACAAGCTGTCGGGGACGTCGTTCGGCGACGCCGGCCGGCGGGTGGTGATCGAGGAGGGCCTCACCGGCCCCGAGGCCTCGGTGTTCGTGGTGTGCGACGGCGAGCGGGCCGTGGCCCTCCCGCCGGCGCAGGACTACAAGCGGGTGGGCGACGGCGACACCGGGCCCAACACCGGCGGCATGGGGGCGTGGTCGCCCTTCGCCGGCTGCCCCGACGACCTGGCCCGGGTCGTCGAGACCCGCTTCGCCGAGCCGACCCTCGCCGAGCTGCGGGCGCGCGGCATCGACTTCCGAGGCGTGCTCTACGCCGGGCTGTTCCTTACCCCCGACGGGCCCAAGCTGGTCGAGTACAACGTCCGCTTCGGCGACCCCGACTCCCAGGTCGTGCTGCTCCGCCTCACCTCCGACCTGGCCGACCTGTTGGCCGCCGCCGCTGACGGCGACCTGCGCCGGGCCGCCCCGGTCACCGCCTCCGACGACACCTTCGTCCTCGTCGTCGCCGCCTCCGACGGCTACCCCGTCGCCCCCCGCACCGGCGACCCCATCGAGGGGATCAAGGAGGCCCGCGCCGTCGACGGGGCCGAGGTCCTCTGCGCCGGGGTGGCCGCCGACGACGCCGGCGCCCTGGTCACCGCGGGCGGTCGGGTCCTCGACGTCCTGGGTCGCGGCCCCGACGCGGCCACCGCCCGCCGCCAGGCCTACGTCGCCCTGAGCGCCGTCTCCTGGCCCGGCATGCACCACCGCCGCGACATCGCGGCCCCCGTCGACCCCGAGCCCGTCGACCCCTGA
- a CDS encoding adenylosuccinate synthase, giving the protein MPATVLVGTQWGDEGKGRFTDLIAKETTMVVRYQGGHNAGHTLVVDGETYALQLLPSGILYPHVTPVIGNGVVVDPAVLLKEMDDLAARGVDVSKVRVSGNAHLILPFHQEIDRLTERRLGRSKLGTTKRGIGPAYADKSSRVGLRVQDLLDPKIFRAKLEVLAKEKNQVLAKVFNQLPLDADEIADRYLDEHRPRLEAHIADTVGLVHDALEAGQHVLFEGAQATFLDLDHGTYPFVTSSNPVAGGVCTGAGVGPRYIDRVVGVAKAYVTRVGTGPFPTELAMSYDAVGGKDREGVSAEELRLGDHFVDVGHEYGTNSGRRRRPGWFDAVMLRHAVRLNSLSELAITKLDVLDALDTVKVCVAYEVDGRRVEQLPYHQTDLHKATPIYAEMPGWKTDLTEVTETAALPAEAVAYLDRLEAEVGVPVTLVGTGPGRDQYVHRRDAIA; this is encoded by the coding sequence GTGCCCGCCACCGTCCTGGTCGGCACCCAGTGGGGTGACGAGGGCAAGGGTCGCTTCACCGACCTGATCGCCAAGGAGACCACCATGGTGGTCCGCTACCAGGGGGGCCACAACGCCGGCCACACCCTGGTGGTCGACGGCGAGACCTACGCCCTGCAGCTCCTGCCCAGCGGCATCCTGTACCCCCACGTCACGCCGGTCATCGGCAACGGCGTCGTGGTCGACCCGGCCGTCCTGCTCAAGGAGATGGACGACCTGGCCGCTCGGGGCGTCGACGTGTCGAAGGTCCGGGTCAGCGGCAACGCCCACCTGATCCTGCCGTTCCACCAGGAGATCGACCGGCTGACCGAGCGGCGGCTGGGCCGGTCGAAGCTGGGCACCACCAAGCGGGGCATCGGGCCCGCCTACGCCGACAAGTCCTCGCGGGTCGGGCTCCGGGTGCAGGACCTGCTCGACCCCAAGATCTTCCGGGCCAAGCTCGAGGTGCTGGCCAAGGAGAAGAACCAGGTCCTGGCCAAGGTCTTCAACCAGCTCCCGCTCGACGCCGACGAGATCGCCGACCGCTACCTCGACGAGCACCGGCCCCGGCTCGAGGCCCACATCGCCGACACCGTGGGCCTCGTGCACGACGCCCTCGAGGCCGGCCAGCACGTCCTGTTCGAGGGGGCCCAGGCCACCTTCCTCGACCTCGACCACGGGACCTATCCGTTCGTCACCTCGTCGAACCCCGTCGCCGGCGGGGTCTGCACCGGGGCCGGCGTCGGGCCCCGCTACATCGACCGGGTCGTCGGCGTGGCCAAGGCCTACGTCACCCGGGTCGGCACCGGCCCGTTCCCGACCGAGCTGGCCATGAGCTACGACGCCGTCGGCGGCAAGGACCGCGAGGGCGTCTCGGCCGAGGAGCTGCGCCTGGGCGACCACTTCGTCGACGTCGGCCACGAGTACGGCACCAACAGCGGGCGCCGCCGCCGGCCGGGCTGGTTCGACGCGGTGATGCTGCGCCACGCCGTCCGGCTCAACTCGCTGTCGGAGCTGGCGATCACCAAGCTCGACGTCCTCGACGCCCTCGACACGGTGAAGGTCTGCGTGGCCTACGAGGTCGACGGCCGTCGGGTCGAGCAGCTGCCGTACCACCAGACGGACCTGCACAAGGCGACGCCGATCTACGCCGAGATGCCCGGGTGGAAGACCGACCTGACCGAGGTCACCGAGACGGCGGCGCTCCCCGCCGAGGCCGTCGCCTACCTCGACCGGCTGGAGGCCGAGGTCGGCGTGCCCGTCACCCTCGTCGGCACCGGCCCCGGCCGGGACCAGTACGTCCACCGCCGCGACGCCATCGCGTAG